Genomic segment of Candidatus Bathyarchaeota archaeon:
GGTTTGAAGCAGATCTAAGTGAATTAGACATCGTTGTAAATAAAAACTTCTATGTTTGTTTCGAATCAATCGACCCAGGTCAAGGAAGATGTTTAGGTCTAGATACTAATCCTCCAATAGAGAATAGAACTTGGGATACCGGGGCCGGTAATGAGTATGAACAAATATTTGATGGCGACGCTATGATTAGGGCTGTTGTGCAATACTATATACCCACTAAGATGCCTGACTGGAACACCTCGGATGAAGTCTTTGACTTGGCTGTATGTGCTGACGGAAGCCTCGTAGCCGCAGCGACAAGCGAAGGATTGAAGGTGTTCAACGCCTCCGGCAGCCTCCTCTGGAGCTGGAGCGAAACAGATGTTGATGTGACCTCTGTGGATGTCTCCGACGACGGAAACGCAGTAGCAGCGGCGATACATAACTCCACAATTCAACCAGGCACCTATCATCTGCTTTTCTGGAAGGGCGCTAAGACCCTGAGCGGTGTGAATCCTCAGCCAGACTGGAGCAGCGAGAATCTGGGAGGATGGATAGGACCTGATGCCTTGGCTATATCCGGTGATGGAGACCAAGTTGTCGTGGTTGGCACGGGACCCAACGTATACTACTGGAACGGTTCCCTCCAGTTAACCGGTGAGGGTAAAGCCCCAACATGGAAAGACTCTTTAGGAGGCTCTCTGGAGCATGTCGACATATCTGATGACGGAGATATAATCGCAATTTTAGGATGGGATGGGACGGAAGACAGTTCAGCCTACGTTTACAAGGACTGCAAAATGAGAACCGGGCATCAATGGTTTCACTACAACCTCACCTACACCTTTTTAAACTCTTATGGTCATGATATGGCTTTATCAGATAGCGGATTATACCTGGTTGTCGGCATGGAAGCCTTTATTCAACACATAAGTAATGTATATTTCTTTAACACAAGTATGTCTGATTCTTGGTCTCCCCAGTGGA
This window contains:
- a CDS encoding PQQ-binding-like beta-propeller repeat protein, with translation MGKQCQVLRVIGLTVLLILVSTIDLRLRVEAQPTQEIFYDDGAANWWFTPFVGRRIAVNFSLPEDWFKAKLLTAKFYIKQHNSISYPGFFMVHIYDSDFSTELNSINVTNVPPSAGWFEADLSELDIVVNKNFYVCFESIDPGQGRCLGLDTNPPIENRTWDTGAGNEYEQIFDGDAMIRAVVQYYIPTKMPDWNTSDEVFDLAVCADGSLVAAATSEGLKVFNASGSLLWSWSETDVDVTSVDVSDDGNAVAAAIHNSTIQPGTYHLLFWKGAKTLSGVNPQPDWSSENLGGWIGPDALAISGDGDQVVVVGTGPNVYYWNGSLQLTGEGKAPTWKDSLGGSLEHVDISDDGDIIAILGWDGTEDSSAYVYKDCKMRTGHQWFHYNLTYTFLNSYGHDMALSDSGLYLVVGMEAFIQHISNVYFFNTSMSDSWSPQWICELDENVTKAVDISSDGNTVVAVTNIYAASPSRLLIFRDSASKSGSVTSADAEFTMAGDYTENDYSDVSMDGSGSIAAGGTGDYVFAVNATTGEPLWYYNGTWPLVSMFVRVSEDGSALVSAGSVIDSLYYFGPETAEVTFDQHGVASDFTGPILNVDGTEYTAAMLPKSFT